One segment of Streptosporangium brasiliense DNA contains the following:
- a CDS encoding acyl-CoA carboxylase subunit beta, protein MTVLDNRVVTDASDKEATDPRDPQVRLAALFDEGSVRLITPVDRSGVLSAMGRVEGVPVVAFVSDPRVQGGAMGSEGCEHIVHAYDVAVRERVPIIGVWHSGGARLAEGVESLHAVGRVFAAMTRASGVVPQLSVVVGPAAGGAAYGPALTDVVILADEGRIFVTGPDVVRSVTGEQIDMAALGGPEPHSKRSGVVHIVTKSETDAYVQARRLAVLLGHQGRVRTEVEEIDFSGLLPDNARRAYDVKPLVKGLLDEPGVELHAKWAPNIVTTLGRLGGRTVGVIANNPMRLGGCLDSLSAEKAARFVRMCDAFGVPLVVLVDVPGYLPGVGQEHDGVVRRGAKLLHAFAEASVPRITLVTRKAYGGAYIAMNSRSLGATKVFGWPTTQIAVMGAVAAVRILKRRELAAAPEEERAALEARLAEEHEIVAGGLDRAIELGVVDEVVKPEETRGAIARVLAQATPARGAHGNIPL, encoded by the coding sequence ATGACTGTGCTCGACAACAGGGTGGTGACCGACGCCTCCGACAAGGAGGCCACCGATCCCCGTGATCCTCAGGTCCGCCTGGCGGCCCTGTTCGACGAGGGATCGGTCCGGCTGATCACTCCTGTGGACCGCAGCGGCGTTCTCTCCGCGATGGGCCGCGTCGAGGGCGTGCCCGTGGTGGCGTTCGTCAGCGACCCCCGCGTCCAGGGCGGCGCCATGGGCAGCGAGGGCTGCGAGCACATCGTGCACGCCTACGACGTCGCGGTCCGCGAGCGCGTCCCGATCATCGGCGTGTGGCATTCGGGCGGCGCCCGCCTGGCCGAGGGCGTGGAGTCGCTGCACGCGGTCGGCCGCGTGTTCGCGGCGATGACCCGCGCCTCCGGCGTGGTCCCGCAGCTGTCCGTGGTGGTCGGCCCCGCGGCCGGCGGGGCCGCGTACGGCCCGGCGCTGACCGACGTCGTGATCCTGGCCGACGAGGGCCGCATCTTCGTCACCGGTCCCGACGTGGTGCGCAGCGTGACCGGCGAGCAGATCGACATGGCCGCGCTGGGCGGCCCCGAGCCGCACAGCAAGCGCAGCGGCGTCGTGCACATCGTCACCAAGTCGGAGACCGACGCCTACGTCCAGGCCCGGCGCCTGGCGGTGCTCCTGGGCCACCAGGGCCGGGTCCGCACCGAGGTCGAGGAGATCGACTTCTCCGGCCTGCTGCCGGACAACGCCCGCCGCGCCTACGACGTCAAGCCCCTCGTCAAGGGGCTGCTCGACGAACCGGGCGTCGAACTGCACGCCAAGTGGGCGCCCAACATCGTCACCACACTGGGCCGCCTCGGGGGCCGGACCGTCGGTGTGATCGCCAACAACCCCATGCGCCTGGGCGGCTGCCTCGACTCGCTGTCGGCGGAGAAGGCCGCCCGGTTCGTCCGGATGTGCGATGCCTTCGGGGTGCCGCTGGTCGTCCTGGTGGACGTCCCCGGCTACCTCCCCGGCGTGGGCCAGGAGCACGACGGCGTGGTCCGCCGCGGCGCCAAGCTCCTGCACGCCTTCGCCGAGGCCTCCGTGCCGCGGATCACGCTGGTGACCCGCAAGGCGTACGGCGGCGCCTACATCGCGATGAACTCCCGCTCGCTGGGCGCCACCAAGGTCTTCGGCTGGCCGACCACCCAGATCGCGGTCATGGGGGCGGTCGCCGCGGTCCGCATCCTCAAGCGCCGCGAGCTCGCGGCCGCGCCCGAGGAGGAGCGCGCGGCCCTGGAGGCCCGGCTCGCCGAGGAGCACGAGATCGTCGCCGGCGGCCTCGACCGGGCCATCGAGCTCGGCGTGGTGGACGAGGTCGTCAAGCCCGAGGAGACCCGCGGCGCCATCGCCAGGGTGCTGGCCCAGGCCACCCCCGCCCGCGGCGCCCACGGCAACATCCCGCTCTGA
- the fabF gene encoding beta-ketoacyl-ACP synthase II — translation MNTDQVRVVVTGLGATTPLGGDAASSWSALLAGQSGVRNLTEDWVDSVPVKFAAVAAVDPTEVLPRPEARRLDRAEQFALVAAREAWAHAAIDKVDPERLGVVVGSGIGGITTILAAYDTFKEKGWQRLSPYTVPMLMPNGAAGWIGIEIGARAGVHATVSACATGAESIGYAIEMIRSGRADVVVAGGTEAAIHPLNIGSFAAMRAMSTRNDEPELASRPWDKNRDGFVLGEGAGIVVLESEAHALARGAKIYAVAAGVGYSADAHHIAQPEPTGAGVMLAMRRALENSGLTGQDIKHVNAHSTSTPAGDVVETIAIKEVIGSHPLVSGTKSMTGHLLGGAGGIESVFTIMALHERIAPGTINLDDLDDGVEVDIVRGAPRKLPDGQIAAINNSFGFGGHDVAVAFTSI, via the coding sequence GTGAACACAGACCAGGTACGTGTCGTCGTCACCGGGCTCGGCGCGACGACGCCTCTCGGTGGGGACGCCGCCTCGTCCTGGTCGGCGCTTCTCGCCGGTCAGTCCGGGGTCCGCAACCTCACCGAGGACTGGGTCGACTCGGTCCCGGTGAAGTTCGCCGCCGTGGCCGCCGTGGACCCGACCGAGGTGCTGCCCCGGCCGGAGGCACGGCGGCTTGACCGGGCCGAGCAGTTCGCGCTGGTCGCGGCCCGCGAGGCCTGGGCGCACGCCGCGATCGACAAGGTCGACCCGGAGCGCCTGGGCGTGGTCGTGGGCAGCGGGATCGGCGGTATCACCACGATCCTCGCCGCCTACGACACCTTCAAGGAGAAGGGCTGGCAGCGGCTGTCGCCGTACACCGTCCCGATGCTGATGCCGAACGGCGCGGCGGGCTGGATCGGCATCGAGATCGGCGCCCGTGCCGGCGTGCACGCCACCGTGAGCGCCTGCGCCACCGGCGCGGAGTCGATCGGCTACGCCATCGAGATGATCCGCTCCGGACGCGCCGACGTGGTCGTGGCCGGCGGCACCGAGGCTGCCATCCACCCGCTGAACATCGGCTCCTTCGCCGCCATGCGCGCCATGTCCACCCGCAACGACGAGCCCGAGCTCGCCTCGCGGCCGTGGGACAAGAACCGTGACGGGTTCGTCCTCGGTGAGGGCGCCGGCATCGTCGTGCTGGAGTCGGAGGCGCACGCCCTCGCGCGCGGCGCCAAGATCTACGCCGTCGCCGCCGGTGTCGGCTACTCGGCCGACGCCCACCACATCGCCCAGCCGGAGCCGACCGGCGCCGGGGTCATGCTGGCCATGCGCCGCGCCCTGGAGAACTCCGGTCTCACCGGCCAGGACATCAAGCACGTCAACGCGCACTCCACCTCCACCCCCGCCGGTGACGTGGTGGAGACCATCGCGATCAAGGAGGTCATCGGCAGCCACCCGCTGGTCAGCGGCACCAAGTCGATGACCGGCCATCTGCTCGGCGGTGCCGGCGGCATCGAGTCCGTCTTCACCATCATGGCGCTGCACGAGCGGATCGCGCCCGGCACGATCAATCTCGACGACCTCGACGACGGCGTCGAGGTCGACATCGTGCGCGGCGCGCCGCGCAAGCTGCCCGACGGTCAGATCGCGGCGATCAACAACTCCTTCGGGTTCGGTGGACACGACGTCGCCGTGGCCTTCACCAGCATCTGA
- a CDS encoding RNA polymerase sigma factor: MSDQHAIDAALAGDQAAWDALVNRFSGPLWSVVRAYDLSAADAADAVQGAWLRLVESLHTIRDPDRIGPWLFTTAKREAALLSRRNRGERLIADPADAEHARADPALAEHLHPDPAVAVLTADEGRRLWRAVEEMHEPCRSLFRLMATSPEAGVHQLAGRLGMPRGSYGPTRGRCLNRLRTMLTAQEATP, encoded by the coding sequence GTGAGTGACCAGCACGCGATCGACGCCGCACTGGCAGGCGACCAGGCGGCATGGGACGCGCTGGTCAACCGGTTCTCGGGGCCGCTGTGGTCGGTCGTGCGCGCCTACGACCTGAGCGCGGCGGATGCGGCCGACGCGGTGCAGGGGGCGTGGCTGCGGCTCGTCGAGAGCCTGCACACCATCCGTGACCCGGACCGGATCGGCCCCTGGCTGTTCACCACGGCCAAGCGCGAGGCCGCCCTCCTGAGCAGGCGGAACCGGGGCGAACGGCTGATCGCCGACCCGGCCGACGCCGAGCACGCCCGCGCCGATCCGGCACTGGCCGAGCATCTCCACCCCGACCCGGCGGTGGCGGTGCTGACCGCCGACGAGGGCCGCAGGCTGTGGCGGGCCGTCGAGGAGATGCACGAGCCCTGCCGCTCACTGTTCCGGCTGATGGCCACCTCGCCCGAGGCGGGCGTCCACCAGCTCGCCGGCCGCCTGGGCATGCCCAGGGGCAGTTACGGCCCCACCCGGGGCCGCTGCCTGAACCGGCTACGCACCATGCTCACCGCCCAGGAGGCGACACCGTGA
- a CDS encoding ACP S-malonyltransferase, which translates to MLVIVAPGQGAQTPGFLAPWLEIPGVADRMSAWSDLVDLDLVAYGTTADAEAIRDTAVAQPLLVAAGLAVAEVLGASPAVVAGHSVGELTAAALAGVLTPEQALTLVRERGQAMAKAAAVTETGMVAVLGGVEDDVLAAIDRHGLTPANINGAGQIVAGGTLAQLEAFKAEPPARARLIPLSVAGAFHTVHMATAVDRLREAAAGITPGDPSAVLLSNADGAAVTSGAEFVERLINQVANPVRWDACMATMAAQGVTAMIELLPGGTLTGLAKRALRGVATVALKTPDDLDAARGVLSGSA; encoded by the coding sequence GTGCTCGTCATCGTCGCTCCGGGCCAAGGCGCCCAGACCCCAGGCTTCCTGGCTCCATGGCTTGAAATACCGGGCGTGGCTGACCGTATGTCCGCCTGGTCCGACCTGGTCGACCTCGACCTGGTCGCCTACGGCACCACCGCCGACGCCGAGGCGATCCGTGACACCGCGGTCGCCCAGCCACTGCTCGTGGCCGCCGGGCTGGCCGTGGCGGAGGTCCTCGGGGCCTCCCCCGCCGTCGTCGCCGGGCACAGCGTCGGGGAGCTGACCGCCGCCGCCCTGGCCGGGGTCCTCACCCCCGAGCAGGCCCTGACCCTGGTCCGCGAGCGCGGCCAGGCCATGGCCAAGGCCGCCGCGGTGACCGAGACGGGCATGGTCGCCGTCCTCGGCGGTGTCGAGGACGACGTGCTCGCGGCCATCGACAGGCACGGCCTCACCCCGGCCAACATCAACGGCGCCGGGCAGATCGTGGCCGGCGGCACGCTGGCACAGCTCGAGGCGTTCAAGGCCGAGCCGCCCGCGCGGGCCCGGCTGATCCCGCTCTCGGTCGCCGGCGCCTTCCACACGGTGCACATGGCCACGGCCGTCGACCGCCTGCGCGAGGCCGCCGCCGGCATCACGCCCGGCGACCCGTCCGCCGTCCTGCTGTCCAACGCGGACGGCGCGGCGGTCACCAGCGGCGCCGAGTTCGTGGAGCGCCTGATCAACCAGGTGGCCAACCCGGTCCGCTGGGACGCCTGCATGGCCACGATGGCCGCCCAGGGCGTCACCGCGATGATCGAGCTGCTCCCCGGCGGCACCCTCACCGGCCTGGCCAAGCGCGCGCTGCGCGGCGTGGCCACGGTCGCCCTGAAGACCCCCGACGACCTGGACGCGGCCCGCGGGGTTCTCAGTGGATCGGCCTGA
- a CDS encoding recombinase family protein translates to MASKSKKAPSRAEIEQHARITVIKEAMLGGGFMSINDIAGRWNPEGDVWTADDPSAGNTLILVRISDADEEEVNGVARQIEDTCSLTARRGARVGMILVENDTSAFKRRKIKLPNGETQLRTVRPKFRLALKLLGEGRFRRFTTYHLDRTVRDPRDLEDLIDVVEGSRPRTIVDSFTGSLRLANDSDITSARIHCAIANQASRDTVRRVSRARKQQAQEGRYGGGRRPYGFESDGITPLTEEAEIIKRCHAAALAGVPLREITRDLNREGFLMASGKPWQGSRVRDMLLRPRNAGLIVHRAGNTALHEEETAAHEENIDDSVTRHYTPDDIAGRLPGDPIIEPEDYWALVRKLTDPDRRANHVGNTPSLLGSCIYQCACGSTMGAQVRYRKHKDPETGEIFQIDEFKAYRCREAGPGHVLCLAAELDALVTAAIIELIRISDPSDIIGHAATEGIDIPALRAELAMHQQRLEQISADHDDDLITRSQMLTMTAKRRQKIDKVKAVLDRVSEDVNPAAKLLGIDNIEAAWDALTLGEQREICRRMVTVTVHPVGRGRRVPTRDRITIDKRRQKVHTA, encoded by the coding sequence GTGGCGTCCAAGAGTAAGAAGGCTCCCAGTCGAGCCGAGATCGAGCAGCACGCACGCATCACAGTGATCAAGGAAGCCATGCTCGGCGGCGGCTTCATGTCGATCAACGACATTGCCGGACGATGGAACCCCGAAGGCGATGTATGGACGGCTGACGACCCCTCCGCAGGTAACACTCTGATCCTTGTGCGGATCTCAGACGCCGACGAGGAGGAAGTCAACGGAGTAGCAAGGCAGATCGAGGACACCTGTTCCTTGACCGCCCGTCGCGGCGCGCGAGTCGGCATGATCCTGGTCGAGAACGACACCAGCGCATTCAAGCGCCGCAAGATCAAGCTACCCAACGGAGAGACCCAGCTCCGCACTGTACGCCCGAAGTTCCGACTCGCTCTTAAGCTACTCGGCGAAGGCAGGTTCCGACGGTTCACGACCTACCACCTTGACCGCACCGTACGTGACCCGCGCGATCTAGAAGACCTTATCGACGTGGTCGAGGGTTCCCGCCCGCGAACCATTGTGGATTCGTTCACTGGCAGTCTGCGTCTGGCCAACGATTCCGACATCACCTCTGCCCGCATCCATTGCGCCATCGCCAACCAGGCATCGCGTGACACGGTGCGTCGAGTCTCCCGGGCACGCAAGCAGCAGGCACAAGAGGGACGCTATGGAGGGGGGCGACGCCCCTACGGGTTCGAGTCAGACGGGATCACGCCCCTTACGGAAGAGGCAGAGATCATCAAACGCTGTCACGCCGCCGCACTGGCAGGTGTGCCCCTTCGAGAGATCACGCGTGACCTCAACCGGGAAGGCTTCCTCATGGCCAGCGGGAAGCCGTGGCAGGGATCACGCGTGCGTGACATGCTGCTACGCCCTCGTAATGCTGGGCTCATCGTTCACCGGGCGGGGAATACTGCCCTCCATGAGGAGGAAACCGCCGCTCACGAGGAGAACATTGATGACTCTGTGACGCGGCACTACACGCCGGACGACATAGCGGGCCGTCTGCCCGGAGATCCGATCATCGAGCCCGAGGACTATTGGGCGTTGGTACGTAAGCTGACCGATCCCGACCGACGCGCCAATCATGTGGGCAACACGCCGAGCTTGCTTGGGTCGTGCATCTATCAGTGTGCCTGTGGAAGCACGATGGGCGCGCAGGTCAGGTACCGGAAGCATAAGGACCCCGAGACTGGCGAGATCTTCCAAATCGACGAGTTCAAGGCTTACCGGTGTCGCGAGGCAGGCCCTGGCCATGTCCTGTGTCTCGCCGCAGAGTTAGACGCGCTAGTCACCGCAGCGATCATTGAGCTGATCCGGATCTCCGACCCTTCCGACATCATCGGGCACGCTGCAACTGAAGGGATCGACATCCCCGCCCTACGCGCGGAACTGGCGATGCACCAGCAACGGCTAGAGCAGATCAGCGCGGACCACGACGACGATTTGATCACCCGCTCCCAGATGCTCACCATGACCGCCAAGCGACGCCAGAAGATCGACAAGGTGAAGGCCGTACTCGACCGAGTGAGCGAGGATGTCAATCCCGCCGCGAAACTCTTGGGCATAGACAACATCGAAGCGGCATGGGATGCCCTGACGCTCGGGGAGCAGCGCGAGATATGCCGCCGTATGGTGACCGTGACCGTTCACCCAGTCGGGCGAGGCAGGCGGGTACCCACCCGGGATCGGATCACCATTGACAAGCGCCGCCAGAAGGTCCACACCGCCTGA
- a CDS encoding DUF350 domain-containing protein, translated as MSPTPQPSLLPAPIGAETISLAETLGRGALAVVSYAALGVILLIIGFYVIDMAIPGKLSHLIKTDRNPNATLLTGSGLAAVGLIVAASIWSSGGALHEGLLATAVFGLVGIAVQTVAMVAFDKVAGISVRELVSEPDPQPGARLLAVTHLVIGLITAVAVI; from the coding sequence ATGAGTCCCACCCCCCAGCCCAGCCTGCTCCCCGCCCCGATCGGCGCCGAGACCATCTCCCTCGCCGAGACCCTCGGACGCGGCGCGCTCGCCGTCGTCTCCTACGCGGCGCTCGGCGTGATCCTGCTGATCATCGGCTTCTACGTCATCGACATGGCCATCCCCGGCAAGCTCAGCCACCTGATCAAGACCGACCGCAACCCCAACGCCACCCTGCTCACCGGCTCCGGCCTGGCCGCGGTGGGACTGATCGTCGCGGCCTCCATCTGGTCCTCCGGCGGAGCCCTGCACGAAGGGCTGCTGGCGACCGCGGTCTTCGGCCTGGTGGGCATCGCCGTGCAGACGGTGGCGATGGTCGCCTTCGACAAGGTCGCCGGGATCTCGGTCCGCGAGCTGGTCAGCGAGCCCGACCCGCAGCCCGGCGCCCGCCTTCTCGCGGTCACCCACCTGGTCATCGGCCTGATCACCGCCGTCGCCGTCATCTGA
- a CDS encoding PucR family transcriptional regulator, with protein MVEPGAEEADQDRVREDTTRRLERAMGTLGTAAMARMDDRLMWFRALSAEDRSWVGLVAQAGIAAFVEWFQHAGEGRPTPSIEFFGTAPRELKRSISLQQTVDIVRIVVEVVEAQTGDLAAPGGEDQLQQAMLRYTRDVAFAAAQVYAREAEARGAWDARLEALIVDALVRGEVDDGLHSWAAALGWTSSPVVVLAGQTPDDDPQAVIDGLRDRGRRSGLDMLAGVQGDRLIVIVGGADNVATAARHVVPRFGPGPVVIGPEVNDLHAAARSARAAIAGLRAASGWPDAPRPVHAEDLLAERAIDGDADARGQLIENVYLPLVGTPLLDTLATYLEQGTSLEATARLLFVHPNTVRYRLRKITELTGYQPTEGRSAFTLQVGLILGRLSEMTAP; from the coding sequence ATGGTCGAGCCCGGCGCGGAGGAGGCCGACCAAGACCGCGTGCGGGAAGACACCACGCGCAGGCTGGAGCGGGCCATGGGCACGCTGGGCACGGCCGCCATGGCGAGGATGGACGACCGGCTGATGTGGTTCCGCGCCCTGTCCGCCGAGGACAGGTCGTGGGTCGGGCTGGTGGCCCAGGCCGGGATCGCCGCGTTCGTGGAGTGGTTCCAGCACGCCGGGGAGGGCCGTCCGACCCCCAGCATCGAGTTCTTCGGCACCGCTCCCCGCGAGCTCAAGCGCTCCATCTCCCTGCAGCAGACCGTGGACATCGTCCGGATCGTGGTCGAGGTGGTCGAGGCGCAGACCGGGGACCTGGCCGCGCCCGGCGGGGAGGACCAGCTCCAGCAGGCGATGCTCCGCTACACCCGTGACGTCGCCTTCGCCGCCGCCCAGGTCTACGCGCGGGAGGCCGAGGCGCGCGGCGCCTGGGACGCGCGCCTGGAGGCGCTGATCGTCGACGCGCTGGTGCGGGGCGAGGTCGACGACGGCCTGCACTCGTGGGCCGCCGCGCTGGGCTGGACCTCCTCCCCCGTGGTCGTGCTGGCCGGGCAGACACCCGACGACGACCCCCAGGCGGTGATCGACGGGCTGCGCGACCGGGGGCGCAGATCCGGCCTGGACATGCTGGCCGGGGTCCAGGGCGACCGGCTGATCGTGATCGTGGGCGGCGCGGACAACGTCGCCACCGCGGCCAGGCACGTGGTGCCGCGCTTCGGTCCGGGACCGGTCGTGATCGGGCCCGAGGTGAACGACCTGCACGCGGCGGCGCGCTCGGCGCGGGCCGCGATCGCCGGCCTGCGGGCCGCCTCCGGGTGGCCGGACGCGCCCCGGCCGGTCCACGCCGAGGACCTGCTGGCCGAGCGGGCGATCGACGGCGACGCCGACGCCAGGGGCCAGCTGATCGAGAACGTCTACCTTCCGCTGGTGGGCACGCCACTGCTCGACACGCTCGCGACCTACCTCGAACAGGGCACGTCCCTGGAGGCCACGGCCCGCCTGCTCTTCGTGCACCCGAACACGGTGCGCTACCGTCTACGGAAGATCACCGAGCTGACCGGATACCAGCCCACGGAGGGCCGCTCCGCATTCACCCTCCAGGTGGGACTCATCCTCGGCCGGCTGTCCGAAATGACTGCGCCCTAG
- a CDS encoding acyl carrier protein: MALTEQEILAGIGKIINEITGIPASEVSPEKNFVDDLDIDSLSMVEIAVAAQDEFGVEIPDEQLKNLKTVKDVISFIQS; encoded by the coding sequence ATGGCTCTGACCGAGCAGGAGATCCTCGCTGGTATCGGCAAGATCATCAACGAGATCACCGGCATCCCGGCCTCCGAGGTCAGCCCGGAGAAGAACTTCGTGGACGACCTCGACATCGACTCGCTGTCCATGGTCGAGATCGCCGTCGCCGCCCAGGACGAGTTCGGCGTCGAGATCCCGGACGAGCAGCTCAAGAACCTCAAGACCGTCAAGGACGTCATCAGCTTCATCCAGAGCTGA
- a CDS encoding S8 family peptidase encodes MDTDIERVEPVPGAPALIRPGQLLTDASGMAAVSRWTAAAAEADGIFRIRLSPGVDVCDLVAAVRDQGHPASPNHVLVGQPLFFGGPASRPFPAAPPSPPGAPEAAADAVTVAIPDTGLTAHPWWQEQPWFLRQRREAAEPPDSDGDGELDTQAGHGTFIAGLVLRSAPGAWLRPLRVLDGRGVGDEAGLLRVLARLRTEPPQVLNLSFGGHTFDDRPSPLVEAALAGLTGTAVVACAGNTASDRPFWPAALPRVIAVGALDAAEEAAAPFSAHGPWVDACARGEWLTSSFLDHGAFRGYARWSGTSFAAAVVSGAIAAAARDRTPQEAAAHVLDPRRTRQIPELGAVVPTPR; translated from the coding sequence ATGGACACCGACATCGAGCGGGTGGAGCCCGTGCCCGGGGCGCCCGCGCTGATCAGGCCCGGCCAGCTGCTGACCGACGCCTCGGGGATGGCGGCGGTCTCCCGGTGGACCGCCGCGGCGGCCGAGGCCGACGGGATCTTCCGCATCCGGCTCTCACCCGGCGTGGACGTCTGCGACCTGGTGGCGGCGGTCCGCGACCAGGGGCACCCCGCCTCCCCCAACCACGTCCTGGTCGGCCAGCCGCTCTTCTTCGGCGGCCCGGCCTCCCGCCCCTTCCCGGCCGCCCCGCCCTCCCCGCCCGGCGCGCCCGAGGCGGCCGCGGACGCCGTGACCGTGGCCATACCCGACACCGGCCTGACCGCGCACCCCTGGTGGCAGGAGCAGCCCTGGTTCCTGCGGCAGCGGCGCGAGGCCGCCGAGCCGCCCGACTCCGACGGCGACGGCGAGCTGGACACCCAGGCGGGGCACGGCACCTTCATCGCGGGGCTGGTCCTGCGCTCGGCCCCAGGCGCGTGGCTGCGCCCGCTACGGGTGCTGGACGGGCGCGGCGTCGGGGACGAGGCGGGGCTGCTGCGCGTCCTGGCCCGGCTGAGGACCGAGCCGCCCCAGGTGCTCAACCTCTCCTTCGGCGGCCACACCTTCGACGACCGGCCCTCCCCGCTGGTGGAGGCCGCGCTGGCGGGCCTGACGGGCACCGCCGTGGTCGCCTGCGCCGGCAACACGGCCTCCGACCGGCCGTTCTGGCCCGCGGCGCTGCCCCGGGTGATCGCCGTCGGCGCGCTGGACGCGGCCGAGGAGGCCGCGGCCCCCTTCTCGGCGCACGGCCCCTGGGTGGACGCCTGCGCCCGGGGCGAGTGGCTGACCAGCTCCTTCCTCGATCACGGAGCGTTCCGCGGCTACGCGCGATGGAGCGGGACCTCCTTCGCCGCGGCCGTGGTCAGCGGGGCGATCGCGGCGGCGGCCCGGGACCGGACGCCGCAGGAGGCCGCGGCGCACGTCCTCGATCCCCGGCGAACCCGACAAATCCCCGAACTGGGGGCCGTCGTGCCCACCCCAAGGTAA
- a CDS encoding beta-ketoacyl-ACP synthase III: MKIMNGAPGAKILAFGHYQPSKIVTNDDLSATMETNDEWIRSRVGIQERRIAPEGESEIDLAVQAGGKALAASGLSAADIDLVIVATCTLETQIPNAAGRVATRLGIDAPGAFDVNTACSGFCYALAVANDAIRAGSATNVLVIGTEKLSQWIDWTDRATAVIFADGAGAAVVGPSDTPRIGPVVWGSAGDKSDAIIIRDRDSFLHQEGQTVFRWATTALHPVAKEICERAGVDPADLAAFVPHQANLRIIEAIARKIGADNAVIAKDIVLAGNTSAASIPLALSRMIERGEVQSGGLALLLGFGAGLTYAGQVVEIP; the protein is encoded by the coding sequence ATGAAGATCATGAACGGCGCGCCGGGCGCGAAGATCCTGGCCTTCGGCCACTACCAGCCGTCGAAGATCGTCACCAACGACGATCTGTCGGCCACCATGGAGACCAACGACGAGTGGATCCGCAGCCGCGTCGGCATCCAGGAGCGCCGGATCGCCCCCGAGGGCGAGTCCGAGATCGACCTGGCGGTGCAGGCCGGCGGCAAGGCCCTCGCCGCGAGCGGGCTGTCGGCCGCCGACATCGACCTGGTGATCGTCGCCACCTGCACGCTGGAGACGCAGATCCCCAACGCGGCCGGCCGGGTGGCCACCCGGCTCGGCATCGACGCCCCCGGCGCGTTCGACGTGAACACCGCCTGCTCCGGCTTCTGCTACGCGCTGGCCGTCGCCAACGACGCGATCCGCGCGGGCTCGGCCACCAACGTGCTGGTCATCGGCACCGAGAAGCTCTCCCAGTGGATCGACTGGACCGACCGGGCCACCGCGGTGATCTTCGCTGACGGCGCGGGCGCCGCGGTCGTCGGCCCGTCCGACACCCCTCGCATCGGCCCGGTGGTGTGGGGCAGCGCCGGCGACAAGTCCGACGCGATCATCATCAGGGACCGCGACTCCTTCCTGCACCAGGAAGGCCAGACCGTGTTCCGCTGGGCGACCACCGCGCTCCACCCGGTGGCCAAGGAGATCTGCGAGCGTGCCGGGGTGGACCCCGCCGACCTCGCGGCCTTCGTGCCCCACCAGGCCAACCTGCGCATCATCGAGGCCATCGCGCGTAAGATCGGCGCCGACAACGCCGTCATCGCCAAGGACATCGTGCTGGCGGGCAACACCTCCGCGGCCTCGATCCCGCTGGCGCTGTCCCGGATGATCGAGCGCGGCGAGGTCCAGTCGGGCGGGCTCGCCCTGCTGCTGGGCTTCGGCGCCGGCCTGACCTATGCCGGTCAGGTCGTCGAGATCCCTTGA
- a CDS encoding DUF3145 domain-containing protein: MSARGVLYVHSAQPALCPHIEWAVAGVLGVPVDLTWTPQPAAPGHVRAQAEWEARQGTAAAITSSLMGWQRIRFEITEDASPGADGSRHAYTPSLGAFTAVIGASGDILVPEDRLRSAMLAARQGRVVLEEELDRLLGKQWDAELESFRYAGEGAPVRWLHAAV, from the coding sequence GTGTCTGCTCGTGGCGTGCTTTACGTCCACTCAGCTCAGCCTGCGCTGTGCCCTCATATCGAATGGGCGGTCGCGGGTGTCCTTGGCGTGCCCGTAGACCTGACCTGGACTCCGCAGCCCGCCGCGCCCGGCCACGTGCGCGCACAGGCCGAGTGGGAGGCCCGTCAGGGGACCGCGGCGGCCATCACCTCGTCGTTGATGGGCTGGCAGCGGATCCGCTTCGAGATCACCGAGGACGCCTCGCCGGGTGCCGACGGGTCCCGTCACGCCTACACCCCGTCTCTCGGCGCCTTCACGGCGGTGATCGGGGCCTCGGGCGACATCCTGGTGCCCGAAGACCGGCTGCGCTCGGCGATGCTGGCCGCGCGTCAGGGCCGTGTGGTGCTGGAGGAGGAGCTCGACCGCCTGCTCGGCAAGCAGTGGGACGCCGAGCTTGAGTCGTTCCGCTACGCCGGTGAGGGCGCCCCGGTCCGCTGGCTGCACGCCGCGGTCTGA